The Prionailurus viverrinus isolate Anna chromosome B4, UM_Priviv_1.0, whole genome shotgun sequence genome has a window encoding:
- the NDUFA4L2 gene encoding NADH dehydrogenase [ubiquinone] 1 alpha subcomplex subunit 4-like 2, with amino-acid sequence MAGTSVGARFYRQIKRHPALIPMIGFIGLGMGSAALYLLRLALRSPDVCWDRKNNPEPWNRLSPNDQYKFLAVSTDYKKLKKDRPDF; translated from the exons ATGGCGGGAACGAGTGTCGGGGCCCGCTTCTACCGGCAGATCAAGAGACATCCCGCG CTCATCCCGATGATCGGCTTCATTGGTCTGGGAATGGGCAGCGCTGCGCTGTACTTGCTGAGACTCGCCCTGCGCAGCCCCGACGTCTG ctGGGACAGAAAGAACAACCCGGAGCCCTGGAACCGCCTGAGCCCCAATGACCAATACAAG TTTCTTGCAGTTTCCACCGACTATAAGAAGCTGAAGAAGGACCGGCCGGACTTTTGA